A single window of Usitatibacter rugosus DNA harbors:
- a CDS encoding Ldh family oxidoreductase has protein sequence MAVRVDAGRLLAFVTEVYRRGGMPDADAALIADTLVQADLWGHQSHGVLRTGWYLARLKTGVMKAVTETRFAVDARAVAVIDAQDGVGQVATKLAAEEAIRRAKVHGVASVAVRNSNHFGTCMYYTRRAAEQGCIMMLMTNGGPAIAPTGGRKKIIGTNPWSISAPAGKHPPFMMDMANTGVARGKIYLARQRREPIPLGWALTADGEPTTDPQAAIDGIILPMAGHKGYAIASVVDMLSGVLSGSAFLSAVNGPYKTELKSGAGHFFTAYDISAFMPLAEFNARMEAFIAEIKAVPLAKGADEIFYPGEMEARSDTRLRAQGLDLPEDTIADLSRIAAELGMEALVPGRG, from the coding sequence ATGGCGGTTCGCGTCGACGCCGGGCGCCTGCTCGCGTTCGTCACGGAGGTCTATCGCCGCGGCGGCATGCCGGATGCGGATGCCGCTCTCATCGCGGACACGCTCGTCCAAGCAGATCTCTGGGGCCACCAGTCGCACGGCGTGCTGCGCACCGGGTGGTACCTGGCGCGCCTGAAGACGGGCGTGATGAAGGCGGTCACCGAGACGCGCTTCGCGGTCGATGCGCGCGCCGTCGCCGTCATCGATGCGCAGGACGGCGTGGGGCAGGTCGCGACGAAGCTCGCCGCCGAGGAAGCGATTCGCCGGGCGAAGGTCCACGGGGTTGCCTCGGTGGCGGTGCGCAACTCCAACCACTTCGGCACCTGCATGTACTACACGCGCAGGGCCGCGGAGCAGGGCTGCATCATGATGCTGATGACCAACGGCGGCCCGGCGATCGCACCGACCGGCGGCCGCAAGAAGATCATCGGCACCAACCCGTGGTCGATCTCCGCGCCGGCGGGCAAGCATCCGCCGTTCATGATGGACATGGCGAATACCGGCGTGGCTCGCGGCAAGATCTATCTCGCCCGCCAGCGCCGTGAGCCGATTCCCCTCGGATGGGCGCTCACGGCCGACGGCGAGCCCACGACCGACCCGCAGGCCGCGATCGACGGGATCATCCTTCCCATGGCGGGGCACAAGGGGTATGCGATCGCCTCGGTGGTGGACATGCTCTCGGGCGTGCTCTCCGGGAGCGCGTTTCTCTCCGCCGTGAACGGGCCGTACAAGACGGAGCTGAAGAGCGGGGCGGGACATTTTTTCACCGCCTACGACATCTCCGCCTTCATGCCGCTCGCGGAGTTCAACGCGCGCATGGAAGCTTTCATCGCGGAGATCAAGGCCGTGCCGCTTGCCAAGGGTGCGGACGAGATCTTCTACCCGGGTGAGATGGAAGCGCGCAGCGACACTCGCTTGCGCGCGCAGGGGCTGGACCTTCCCGAAGACACGATCGCGGATCTCTCGCGGATCGCGGCCGAGCTGGGCATGGAGGCGCTTGTGCCGGGACGCGGCTAG
- a CDS encoding Bug family tripartite tricarboxylate transporter substrate binding protein, with translation MTRFLVTCLAACTVAFGALGQPQPYPAKPVKVVVPFAPGGGSDIAARALTAKLQESLGQPFIIENRGGAGGMVGMEIAAKSPNDGYTILIMSDSFPVIAATHKPAWDPVNSLVAVSQVSVAPFGLIVHPSVPANTVAEFIALAKSKPGAFSYGSSGNGGLTHLITEMFTQMADIKLVHVPYKSTGAALPDFLSGTIQVYVGNVSPLLPNIQSGKLKLIAVTSAERWPLLPNVPTIGETLPGFAADPWFGVFTPRGTPQPIIDKLNAAINKLKDDEDVKKNYIGQGMLPRAGTPAQFDAIVRKDYARWSKVVADIGFKPAD, from the coding sequence ATGACGCGTTTTCTCGTGACGTGCCTGGCTGCGTGCACCGTGGCCTTCGGCGCGCTCGGCCAGCCCCAACCCTATCCCGCCAAGCCCGTGAAGGTCGTCGTGCCGTTCGCACCCGGCGGCGGTAGTGACATCGCGGCGCGCGCGCTGACCGCGAAGCTGCAGGAATCTTTGGGCCAGCCCTTCATCATCGAGAACCGCGGAGGCGCCGGCGGCATGGTCGGGATGGAGATCGCCGCCAAGTCGCCCAACGACGGCTACACGATCCTCATCATGTCGGACAGCTTCCCGGTGATCGCGGCGACCCACAAGCCGGCGTGGGATCCGGTGAACTCGCTCGTGGCCGTCTCGCAGGTGAGCGTGGCACCCTTCGGCCTCATCGTGCATCCGAGCGTGCCGGCCAACACGGTCGCGGAGTTCATCGCGCTCGCGAAGTCGAAGCCGGGCGCCTTCTCGTACGGCTCGTCCGGCAACGGCGGCCTCACGCACCTCATCACCGAGATGTTCACGCAGATGGCGGACATCAAGCTCGTGCACGTGCCGTACAAGAGCACCGGGGCGGCGCTGCCCGACTTCCTCTCGGGGACGATCCAGGTGTACGTGGGCAACGTCTCGCCGCTGCTGCCCAACATCCAGTCCGGGAAGCTCAAGTTGATCGCGGTCACCAGCGCCGAGCGCTGGCCGCTGCTGCCCAACGTGCCGACGATCGGCGAGACGCTGCCCGGCTTCGCGGCCGATCCGTGGTTCGGCGTCTTCACGCCGCGCGGCACGCCGCAGCCCATCATCGACAAACTGAACGCCGCGATCAACAAGCTGAAGGACGACGAGGACGTGAAGAAGAACTACATCGGCCAGGGCATGCTGCCGCGCGCGGGGACGCCGGCGCAGTTCGACGCGATCGTGCGCAAGGACTACGCGCGCTGGTCGAAGGTCGTGGCCGACATCGGCTTCAAGCCGGCGGACTGA
- a CDS encoding N-acyl homoserine lactonase family protein: MKALITSAVLLLLAACASTEPKQAAVERMYVISCGENHTKDLSRWTPGENVGKAHVFGDYCYLIKHAKGWMLWDTGIADRIAALPHGMPNAQGTITAFMQTPLSESLKQIGVAPADIGYFAMSHSHGDHSGNANLFPASTIYMQQTEYDALFGPDAAKSGLPLANFEKLKGSKFVRLTGDQDVFGDGSVVIKSTPGHTPGHQSLLVRLPKRGPVLLTGDLVHLLYSWDNNIVPGFNYDVAQTKRSLEEMKAYAKATGAQVWVNHDKEQHAAIPKAPAYVE; this comes from the coding sequence ATGAAAGCGTTGATTACCTCCGCAGTGCTCTTGCTCCTTGCCGCATGTGCGAGTACGGAGCCCAAACAAGCCGCCGTCGAACGCATGTACGTCATCTCGTGCGGCGAGAACCACACCAAGGACCTCTCGCGCTGGACGCCGGGCGAGAACGTGGGCAAGGCGCACGTCTTCGGCGACTACTGCTACCTCATCAAGCACGCCAAGGGCTGGATGCTGTGGGACACGGGCATCGCCGACCGCATCGCGGCCCTGCCCCACGGCATGCCGAACGCGCAGGGCACGATCACGGCGTTCATGCAGACGCCGCTGTCCGAGTCGCTGAAGCAGATCGGCGTCGCGCCCGCCGACATCGGCTACTTCGCCATGTCGCATTCGCACGGCGACCACTCGGGCAACGCGAATCTCTTCCCCGCTTCGACGATCTACATGCAGCAGACCGAGTACGACGCGCTCTTCGGCCCCGATGCCGCGAAGTCGGGCCTGCCGCTCGCCAACTTCGAGAAGCTGAAGGGTTCGAAGTTCGTCCGCCTCACCGGCGACCAGGACGTCTTCGGCGACGGCTCGGTGGTGATCAAGTCGACTCCGGGCCACACGCCGGGTCACCAGTCGCTGCTGGTGCGGCTACCGAAGCGCGGCCCGGTGCTGCTCACCGGCGATCTCGTCCACCTTCTCTATAGCTGGGACAACAACATCGTCCCGGGCTTCAACTACGACGTCGCGCAGACGAAGCGCAGCCTCGAGGAGATGAAGGCCTACGCCAAGGCGACCGGCGCGCAGGTTTGGGTGAACCACGACAAGGAACAGCATGCCGCCATTCCCAAAGCGCCCGCCTATGTGGAGTAA
- a CDS encoding pseudouridine synthase, producing the protein MTRPTIKLTKRPPPAEAPKAPPKPSESRPKATKARPKPAAARPKPAFTPRRPEAAPPPKPRAPVVENPDGPRLSKRMSELGLCSRREADEWIENGWVLVDGKVVTTLGVRVARDAKIEIDPAASRHQSEQVTILLNKPVGYVSGQPEDGHEPAMVLIKPENRWEDDPSPTKFVHGHLRGLAPAGRLDIDSTGLLVFTQDGRVAKRLIGADSEVEKEYLVRVQGTLTEDQLKQLRHGMELDGVKLKPAQVSWANEDQLRFALREGRKRQIRRMCEMVGLVVTGLKRVRTGGVPLGKLPPGQWRYLRREEKF; encoded by the coding sequence ATGACCCGGCCCACGATCAAGCTCACCAAGCGGCCTCCGCCCGCGGAGGCACCCAAGGCTCCGCCCAAGCCTTCCGAATCACGCCCCAAGGCCACGAAGGCACGGCCAAAACCCGCCGCGGCACGTCCGAAGCCCGCATTCACGCCCCGCAGGCCTGAGGCCGCCCCGCCGCCGAAGCCGCGAGCGCCCGTCGTCGAGAATCCCGACGGTCCGCGCCTCTCGAAACGCATGAGCGAGCTGGGCCTCTGCTCGCGCCGCGAAGCCGACGAGTGGATCGAGAACGGCTGGGTGCTGGTGGACGGCAAGGTCGTCACCACGCTCGGCGTGCGCGTCGCGCGCGACGCCAAGATCGAGATCGACCCGGCCGCCTCGCGCCACCAGAGCGAGCAGGTGACGATCCTCCTCAACAAGCCCGTGGGCTACGTCTCGGGACAACCCGAGGACGGCCATGAGCCGGCAATGGTGCTGATCAAGCCGGAGAATCGCTGGGAAGACGACCCGTCGCCCACGAAGTTCGTCCACGGCCACCTGCGCGGCCTCGCCCCGGCCGGCCGCCTCGACATCGATTCCACGGGGCTGCTCGTCTTCACGCAGGACGGCCGCGTGGCGAAGCGGTTGATCGGCGCCGACTCCGAGGTCGAGAAGGAATATCTCGTCCGCGTGCAGGGCACGCTCACCGAGGATCAACTCAAGCAGCTGCGCCACGGCATGGAGCTGGACGGCGTGAAGCTCAAGCCCGCGCAGGTGTCGTGGGCCAACGAGGACCAGCTGCGCTTCGCGCTGCGCGAAGGCCGCAAGCGCCAGATCCGCCGCATGTGCGAAATGGTGGGCCTCGTGGTCACGGGCCTGAAGCGCGTGCGCACGGGCGGCGTTCCCCTTGGCAAGCTCCCTCCCGGGCAGTGGCGCTACCTGCGCCGCGAGGAGAAGTTTTGA
- a CDS encoding nucleotide pyrophosphohydrolase, with amino-acid sequence MSAGLEGLRDALRQFAADRDWDQFHSPKNLAMALSVESAELLEIFQWLTEEQSKNLSADAKAKAADEIADVLLYLVRIADKLGIDPVAAARRKMIANAQKYPADKARGNNKKYTEL; translated from the coding sequence TTGAGCGCGGGGCTGGAAGGGCTGCGCGACGCGCTGCGCCAGTTCGCGGCCGATCGCGACTGGGATCAATTCCATTCGCCCAAGAATCTCGCGATGGCGCTCTCCGTGGAATCCGCGGAGCTGCTCGAGATCTTCCAGTGGCTCACGGAAGAGCAGAGCAAGAACCTTTCCGCCGATGCCAAGGCCAAGGCGGCCGACGAGATCGCGGATGTCCTCCTGTACCTGGTTCGCATCGCCGACAAGCTCGGCATCGATCCCGTTGCCGCCGCGCGCCGCAAGATGATCGCGAACGCGCAGAAGTATCCCGCCGACAAGGCCCGCGGCAACAACAAGAAGTACACCGAGCTCTAG
- a CDS encoding methyltransferase has protein sequence MGDALVVDWSEDGQERSAAWRSERGAPPPEQLAIVDDRITADEAYGLACQGIALLWRGDFQNARQMLTALAHRADKPPRKAAKPGKPKAPADAFNLARQARAQRARTLGMLLIPLEADFAIPLRRAPDIREACLEAYGSATQEASVVSLRELLGVIGAHEWRRRGIELHGMKIHPHYGVFAPVRSEYVDLVAKMSFPPVAATHSVAFDIGTGTGVIAAVLAKRGMQRVVATDLDPRALACARENVQRLGFGANVDVVQADLFPEGRAAVVVCNPPWVPARPSSPLEHGIYDPESRMLKGFLGGLPSHLEDGGEGWLILSDLAEHLGLRKREDLLALFEAAGLKAIDRMDIRPKHPKASDANDPLHAARKLEVTSLWRLVPKTPGV, from the coding sequence GTGGGCGACGCCCTCGTCGTCGACTGGAGCGAAGACGGCCAGGAGCGCTCCGCGGCCTGGCGCTCCGAGCGCGGCGCCCCACCCCCGGAGCAGCTCGCCATCGTCGACGATCGCATCACGGCGGACGAAGCGTACGGGCTCGCGTGCCAGGGCATCGCGCTGCTGTGGCGCGGCGATTTCCAGAATGCCCGGCAGATGCTGACCGCGCTCGCACACCGCGCCGACAAGCCGCCTCGCAAAGCGGCCAAGCCCGGCAAGCCGAAGGCACCCGCGGATGCGTTCAACCTCGCGCGCCAGGCGCGGGCCCAGCGCGCGCGAACGCTCGGCATGCTCCTCATCCCGCTCGAGGCCGATTTCGCGATTCCGCTGCGCCGCGCACCCGATATCCGCGAAGCCTGTCTCGAAGCCTACGGGTCGGCAACTCAGGAGGCCTCGGTCGTATCCCTGCGCGAGCTGCTGGGCGTCATCGGCGCCCACGAATGGCGTCGGCGCGGCATCGAGCTGCACGGGATGAAGATCCATCCGCACTACGGTGTGTTCGCCCCGGTGCGCAGCGAATATGTCGATCTCGTCGCGAAGATGTCCTTCCCGCCCGTTGCCGCGACGCACTCGGTCGCTTTCGATATCGGAACGGGCACCGGCGTGATCGCTGCCGTGCTTGCAAAGCGCGGAATGCAGCGCGTGGTCGCGACCGACCTGGACCCCCGGGCGCTCGCGTGCGCGCGCGAGAACGTGCAACGGCTCGGGTTCGGCGCGAATGTCGATGTGGTCCAGGCCGATCTCTTCCCCGAAGGCCGAGCCGCCGTGGTCGTCTGCAACCCGCCCTGGGTTCCCGCGCGGCCCAGCTCTCCGCTGGAGCACGGCATCTACGATCCCGAGAGCCGCATGCTGAAGGGCTTCCTGGGGGGACTGCCCTCGCATCTCGAGGACGGTGGCGAAGGCTGGCTCATCCTCTCGGATCTCGCGGAGCACCTCGGCCTTCGCAAGCGCGAGGACCTTCTCGCGCTCTTCGAGGCCGCCGGCCTGAAGGCGATCGACCGCATGGACATCCGGCCGAAGCATCCCAAAGCCTCCGATGCGAACGATCCGTTGCACGCGGCCCGGAAGCTCGAGGTGACCTCTCTCTGGCGGCTGGTGCCCAAGACCCCCGGCGTGTAG
- a CDS encoding DUF3309 family protein — translation MSISMILLIILILILVGAIPAWPHSRSWGYGPSGGLGLVVLILVILLLMGKI, via the coding sequence ATGTCCATTTCAATGATCCTGCTGATCATCCTGATCCTGATTCTGGTCGGCGCGATTCCCGCCTGGCCGCACAGCCGCAGCTGGGGCTATGGCCCGAGCGGCGGCCTGGGCCTCGTCGTGCTCATCCTCGTCATCCTGCTGCTGATGGGCAAGATCTGA
- a CDS encoding ABC transporter substrate-binding protein — protein MRPLLPLSLAASLLLAAPALAKTPADTFVIAANMSQMITLDPAAINESFASGFVRNACDALIAQDPNDAAKLVPGVAESWTVSPDSTTYTLKVRKGLKFASGNPVTAEDIVWSIKRNLTLNLANAQRLREWDITKDNVDAVVQVVDSQTLRVKPTRAWSPNLFLFAFTDFRVAPILDRKEILKNEVNGDLGNKWLTTHTACLGAFRVTTWRPQDMLIMERNDGYWRRKVAMKRVVLRHVPEAGAQRLLLEQGDVDTANDIDPADFKALEGNPNVKIDYSPSLGIRYMMFNMSDPRFQNPKLFQAFRYLFDYKGLEETLLKNDSEARQSPVPTGVFGALPKSYMPYKLDLDRAKKLLAEAGYPNGFSAELSVLNNFPYPDLAQHLQQNADKVGVKLKITQMIGAQLYQKARARKFELYMAGYGFNYPDANNIMLRHAYNADNTDKSNDTISIAWRAGWDPGPWINDTIRAAQLERDQAKRKAMYEELQRRHNAASPIIYLFQRLSVNAVGKNVSAYHHTLVGDDYSSVEKR, from the coding sequence ATGCGCCCCCTCCTCCCGCTGTCCCTCGCTGCATCGCTCCTCCTCGCCGCACCCGCGCTCGCCAAGACGCCCGCCGACACCTTCGTGATCGCGGCCAACATGAGCCAGATGATCACGCTCGACCCCGCGGCGATCAACGAAAGCTTCGCCTCCGGCTTCGTGCGCAATGCGTGTGACGCGCTGATCGCGCAGGATCCCAACGATGCAGCAAAGCTGGTTCCCGGCGTCGCCGAGAGCTGGACCGTCTCGCCCGATTCGACGACCTACACGCTGAAGGTCCGCAAGGGCCTCAAGTTCGCCTCCGGCAACCCGGTCACGGCGGAGGACATCGTGTGGTCGATCAAGCGCAACCTCACGTTGAACCTCGCCAACGCGCAGCGCCTGCGCGAATGGGACATCACGAAGGACAACGTGGACGCGGTCGTCCAGGTGGTCGACTCGCAGACGCTCCGCGTGAAGCCGACGCGCGCCTGGTCGCCGAACCTCTTCCTGTTCGCCTTCACCGACTTCCGCGTGGCGCCGATCCTCGACCGCAAGGAAATCCTCAAGAACGAGGTGAACGGCGACCTCGGCAACAAATGGCTCACGACGCACACGGCGTGCCTCGGGGCTTTCCGCGTCACGACGTGGCGGCCGCAGGACATGCTGATCATGGAGAGGAACGACGGCTACTGGCGCCGGAAGGTCGCGATGAAGCGCGTCGTGCTCCGCCACGTGCCCGAGGCCGGGGCGCAGCGCCTGCTGCTCGAGCAAGGTGACGTCGATACCGCGAACGACATCGATCCCGCGGACTTCAAGGCGCTCGAAGGCAACCCGAACGTGAAGATCGACTACAGCCCGAGCCTCGGCATCCGCTACATGATGTTCAACATGTCGGACCCGCGCTTCCAGAACCCGAAGCTGTTCCAGGCGTTCCGCTACCTGTTCGACTACAAGGGCCTCGAGGAGACGCTGCTCAAGAACGACTCCGAGGCGCGGCAAAGCCCGGTGCCCACCGGCGTCTTCGGCGCGCTGCCCAAGAGCTACATGCCGTACAAGCTCGACCTCGACCGCGCGAAGAAGCTCCTCGCCGAAGCGGGCTACCCGAACGGCTTCTCCGCCGAGCTCTCGGTGCTGAACAACTTCCCCTACCCCGACCTCGCACAGCACCTGCAGCAGAACGCCGACAAGGTGGGCGTGAAGCTGAAGATCACGCAGATGATCGGGGCGCAGCTCTACCAGAAGGCGAGGGCGCGCAAGTTCGAGCTGTACATGGCCGGCTACGGGTTCAACTATCCGGACGCCAACAACATCATGCTTCGCCACGCCTACAACGCGGACAACACCGACAAGTCGAACGACACCATCTCCATCGCCTGGAGAGCCGGCTGGGATCCGGGGCCGTGGATCAACGACACGATCCGCGCCGCCCAGCTCGAGCGCGACCAGGCAAAGCGCAAGGCCATGTACGAAGAGCTGCAGCGCCGGCACAACGCCGCCTCGCCGATCATCTATCTCTTCCAGCGCCTCTCGGTGAACGCGGTGGGCAAGAACGTGAGCGCGTATCACCACACGCTCGTCGGGGACGACTATTCCAGCGTCGAGAAGCGCTGA
- a CDS encoding ABC transporter permease, whose amino-acid sequence MPVDPVTALVGDQADQQTYRAVYERLGLDKPIAVQFGYYLRDIATGNFGTAITTGHPVIEDIKRVFPATLELATLALLGGVLLGVPLGVAAAVWKGRWADHVVRFFGLVGYSVPHFWLGLIALVIFYAKLGWIGGSGRLSLGFVDAVPDVTGMILVDALLDRNTEVFVDALRHIVMPALILATTSMAYLSRMTRSFMLEQLSQEYVVTARIKGLSEWGVTFHAFRNIGVQLLTIIVLAYGGLLDGAVLTETVFGWPGFGQYLTSGLLAGDMNVVLTCTLLVGVIFLALNLLSDVLYRTLDPRTR is encoded by the coding sequence ATGCCGGTCGATCCGGTCACCGCGCTGGTGGGCGACCAGGCCGACCAGCAGACCTACCGCGCGGTCTATGAGCGCCTCGGCCTCGACAAGCCGATCGCGGTGCAGTTCGGCTACTACCTGCGCGACATCGCCACCGGCAATTTCGGCACGGCGATCACCACGGGCCACCCCGTCATCGAGGACATCAAGCGCGTCTTCCCGGCCACGCTCGAGCTGGCCACGCTGGCGCTCCTGGGCGGCGTGCTGCTGGGCGTTCCGCTCGGTGTGGCGGCGGCGGTGTGGAAAGGACGCTGGGCCGACCACGTCGTGCGCTTCTTCGGGCTCGTCGGCTACTCGGTGCCGCATTTCTGGCTGGGACTCATTGCGCTCGTGATCTTCTACGCGAAGCTCGGTTGGATCGGTGGCTCGGGGCGGCTGTCGCTCGGGTTCGTCGACGCCGTTCCAGACGTGACGGGGATGATCCTCGTGGACGCCCTGCTCGACCGCAACACGGAGGTGTTCGTGGACGCGCTGCGACACATCGTGATGCCGGCGCTGATCCTCGCCACGACTTCCATGGCATATCTCAGCCGCATGACGCGAAGCTTCATGCTGGAGCAGCTGAGCCAGGAATACGTCGTCACCGCGCGCATCAAGGGCCTGTCGGAATGGGGAGTCACCTTCCACGCCTTCCGCAACATCGGCGTGCAGCTCCTCACGATCATCGTGCTCGCGTATGGCGGGCTGCTCGATGGCGCCGTGCTCACCGAGACGGTGTTCGGCTGGCCCGGCTTCGGCCAGTACCTCACCTCGGGCCTGCTCGCCGGCGACATGAACGTGGTGCTCACGTGCACGCTGCTGGTGGGCGTGATCTTCCTCGCGTTGAACCTCCTGTCGGACGTGCTCTACCGCACTCTCGACCCGCGCACGCGATGA
- the nikC gene encoding nickel transporter permease has protein sequence MIAWLTAEVPESTAQATAQSVWLGARRLLRNPLAVGGFAVIVALVLVAIFAPWIAPYDPFDQSLTRRLLPPSAQHWFGTDQVGRDLFSRVVYGSRITLYIVVLVAVIVAPIGLLIGTIAGYAGGKVDAVLMRLTDIFLAFPGLVLALAFAAALGPGLFNAVIAISLTHWPGFARLARAETLIVRSSDYIAASRLQGASATRIVLRHVIPMCIPSVIVRTTLSMAGVILTAAGLGFLGLGAQPPSPEWGAMLAAGRRFLIDNWWMATFPGLAILLVSLAFNLLGDGLRDVLDPRNE, from the coding sequence ATGATCGCCTGGCTCACCGCCGAGGTTCCCGAGTCCACCGCGCAGGCGACGGCGCAAAGCGTGTGGCTGGGCGCGCGCCGGTTGCTGCGCAACCCGCTTGCGGTGGGCGGCTTCGCGGTGATCGTGGCGCTGGTGCTCGTGGCGATCTTCGCGCCGTGGATCGCGCCCTACGATCCGTTCGACCAGTCGCTGACCCGCCGCCTGCTGCCGCCCAGCGCACAGCACTGGTTCGGCACCGATCAGGTAGGACGCGACCTCTTCAGCCGCGTCGTGTACGGCTCGCGCATCACGCTCTACATCGTGGTGCTGGTCGCGGTGATCGTGGCGCCGATCGGGCTGCTCATCGGCACCATCGCCGGTTACGCGGGCGGCAAGGTCGACGCGGTGCTGATGCGGCTCACGGACATCTTCCTGGCGTTCCCGGGCCTCGTGCTGGCGCTCGCCTTCGCGGCCGCGCTGGGACCGGGGCTCTTCAACGCCGTGATCGCGATCTCGCTTACCCATTGGCCGGGGTTCGCGCGCCTCGCGCGGGCGGAGACGCTGATCGTGCGTTCCTCCGACTACATCGCCGCGAGCCGCCTCCAAGGAGCATCGGCCACGCGCATCGTGCTGCGCCACGTGATCCCGATGTGCATCCCGTCGGTGATCGTGCGCACCACGCTCAGCATGGCCGGCGTGATCCTCACCGCGGCCGGGCTGGGCTTCCTGGGCCTCGGTGCGCAGCCGCCGTCGCCGGAATGGGGCGCGATGCTGGCGGCGGGACGGCGCTTCCTCATCGACAACTGGTGGATGGCGACCTTCCCCGGCCTCGCGATCCTGCTGGTGAGCCTCGCCTTCAACCTGCTGGGCGATGGGCTGCGCGACGTGCTCGACCCGAGGAACGAGTGA
- a CDS encoding ABC transporter ATP-binding protein, which yields MDPILRVEDLRVSFDTPRGVVQAVRGIGFEVGRERVGLVGESGSGKSMTGRAILRITPRAATVTAGKLELQGENLLAADAKRMRQIRGRHASMILQDPKFSLNPVMRVGTQVAESFLVHHKATKAQARERALEMLAQVRIRDPKRVYDLYPHEVSGGMGQRIMIAMMLIPEPALLIADEITSALDVTVRTQVLAILDDLVTQRGLGLLFISHDLNLVATFCDRVLVMYAGRIVESCKANELEHAKHPYTRGLLESMPRLEAPRERLAVLQRDPAWLEA from the coding sequence ATGGATCCGATCCTGCGCGTCGAGGACCTTCGCGTCAGCTTCGACACGCCCCGGGGTGTCGTCCAAGCGGTGCGCGGCATCGGCTTCGAAGTCGGCCGCGAACGCGTGGGCCTCGTGGGCGAGTCGGGCTCGGGCAAGTCGATGACCGGGCGCGCGATCCTGCGCATCACGCCGCGCGCGGCCACCGTGACCGCGGGCAAGCTGGAGCTGCAGGGCGAGAACCTGCTCGCGGCCGATGCGAAGCGCATGCGGCAGATCCGCGGGCGCCACGCGTCGATGATCCTGCAGGACCCGAAGTTCTCGCTGAATCCCGTGATGCGCGTGGGCACGCAGGTCGCCGAGTCGTTCCTCGTCCATCACAAGGCGACGAAGGCCCAGGCGCGCGAGCGAGCGCTCGAGATGCTGGCGCAGGTGCGCATCCGCGACCCGAAGCGCGTCTACGACCTCTATCCGCACGAGGTCTCCGGCGGCATGGGCCAGCGCATCATGATCGCGATGATGCTGATCCCGGAGCCGGCGCTGCTGATCGCCGACGAGATCACCTCCGCGCTCGATGTCACCGTACGGACGCAGGTGCTGGCGATCCTGGACGACCTCGTCACGCAGCGCGGCCTCGGCCTGCTCTTCATCAGCCATGACTTGAACCTCGTCGCCACCTTCTGCGACCGCGTGCTGGTGATGTATGCCGGGCGGATCGTGGAGTCGTGCAAGGCCAACGAGCTTGAGCATGCGAAGCATCCCTACACACGCGGGCTGCTCGAATCGATGCCGCGGCTGGAAGCCCCTCGCGAGCGCCTGGCCGTGCTGCAGCGCGACCCCGCCTGGCTGGAGGCCTAG
- a CDS encoding ABC transporter ATP-binding protein: MAMLDIRHLRVAFGQDDRRLLAVDDVSLAIEPGESYGLVGESGCGKSTLLRAVSGLNDAWDGEVWAEGERLGAHRSLAQRRKVQMVFQDPYGSLHPRHTIDAILREPIAVHGLGDAAGRILRALEQVGLGSQYRFRYPHQLSGGQRQRVAIARAMILEPKILLLDEPTSALDVSIQSEVLNLLADLRRDRGLTYLLVSHDLAVVAHLCSRVGFIHEGKLVEVVATERLRAGEVSQPYSRRFIEASRGYDRAMAASWEEA; encoded by the coding sequence ATGGCCATGCTCGACATCCGCCACCTGCGAGTCGCCTTCGGGCAGGACGACCGGCGCCTGCTCGCCGTGGACGACGTGAGCCTGGCCATCGAGCCGGGCGAATCGTACGGACTGGTCGGCGAATCGGGATGCGGCAAGTCCACGCTGCTGCGCGCGGTCTCCGGGCTCAACGACGCCTGGGACGGCGAAGTCTGGGCCGAAGGCGAACGGCTCGGAGCGCACCGCTCGCTCGCGCAGCGCCGCAAAGTCCAGATGGTGTTCCAGGATCCGTACGGATCGCTCCATCCGCGCCACACCATCGACGCGATCCTGCGCGAGCCCATCGCCGTGCACGGACTGGGCGATGCCGCGGGACGGATCCTGCGTGCGCTGGAGCAGGTCGGCCTCGGCTCGCAATACCGCTTCCGCTATCCGCACCAGCTCTCGGGCGGCCAGCGCCAGCGCGTGGCGATCGCGCGCGCGATGATCCTCGAGCCGAAGATCCTGCTGCTGGACGAGCCCACCTCGGCGCTCGACGTCTCCATCCAGTCGGAAGTCCTGAACCTGCTCGCCGACCTCCGGCGCGACCGCGGCCTCACGTACCTGCTCGTGAGCCACGACCTCGCCGTGGTGGCGCATCTTTGTTCGCGCGTCGGATTCATCCACGAGGGCAAGCTCGTCGAGGTGGTCGCCACGGAGCGCCTGCGCGCCGGCGAAGTCTCGCAGCCCTACAGCCGTCGCTTCATTGAAGCGAGCCGCGGGTACGATCGAGCCATGGCCGCATCCTGGGAGGAAGCATGA